One stretch of Nitratiruptor tergarcus DSM 16512 DNA includes these proteins:
- a CDS encoding iron-sulfur cluster assembly protein, with protein MSEEKKELYAIPLEEREIEVDDDGIKDIEEHNKKYGDPETIKKEIIKYLKTIYDPEIPVNIYDLGLIYDLKLIRREDGWKAIITMTLTSVVCPVGESIVELVKNIANKIDGLAEVEVNLVFDPPWDRSRISDEAKLVLGMM; from the coding sequence ATGAGTGAAGAAAAAAAAGAGCTCTACGCTATTCCCCTCGAAGAGCGAGAGATTGAAGTAGATGATGATGGAATCAAAGATATTGAAGAACACAATAAAAAGTATGGAGATCCCGAAACGATAAAAAAAGAGATTATTAAATATCTCAAAACTATTTATGACCCAGAGATCCCCGTCAATATTTATGACCTTGGACTTATTTACGATCTTAAGCTCATCCGTAGAGAAGATGGATGGAAAGCTATCATCACTATGACGCTTACAAGCGTTGTCTGTCCTGTTGGAGAGAGTATCGTAGAGCTTGTAAAAAATATCGCCAATAAAATTGATGGACTTGCTGAAGTAGAAGTAAATCTTGTCTTCGATCCACCTTGGGATAGAAGCAGAATCAGTGATGAAGCAAAACTTGTTCTGGGTATGATGTAG
- a CDS encoding HypC/HybG/HupF family hydrogenase formation chaperone, whose protein sequence is MCLSIPSKVVSIDHDKCTALVDTLGVQREVGIDFIADEVKVGDFVLIHIGYAMNIIDEEYAKESIALYQEIIEKMEEAEKKQLINESDNCPGDGSGT, encoded by the coding sequence ATGTGTCTATCCATTCCAAGCAAAGTTGTAAGCATCGATCATGATAAATGTACGGCGCTTGTTGATACATTGGGTGTGCAAAGAGAAGTTGGAATAGATTTTATCGCAGATGAAGTCAAAGTAGGGGATTTTGTGCTTATCCATATAGGCTATGCTATGAATATCATCGATGAGGAGTATGCAAAAGAGTCCATAGCTTTGTATCAAGAGATTATTGAGAAGATGGAAGAGGCTGAAAAGAAGCAACTTATCAATGAGAGTGACAACTGTCCAGGAGATGGTAGTGGAACTTAA
- the hypB gene encoding hydrogenase nickel incorporation protein HypB, with translation MCKDCGCSITEHHHHHDHKHELHTNPQLNDTKTIEVITKILDKNDHEAAHNRAHFDKAGVLAINLMSSPGSGKTSLLEKLAEIDRFKFAVIEGDLETNRDADRIRAKGIQAYQITTGSACHLDAFMVHDGLHHIDLSDIDVCFIENVGNLVCPASYDVGAHLNIVLVSVPEGDDKIEKYPVMFRQADLVLITKTDLLPYFDFDVQKAKKRARRLKPNVDILEVSTKDEESIKRVAQWIIFKKEMR, from the coding sequence ATGTGCAAAGATTGCGGATGTAGTATAACTGAACACCATCACCATCATGATCACAAACATGAGCTTCATACAAATCCCCAGCTAAATGATACAAAAACGATTGAAGTGATTACAAAAATCTTGGATAAAAATGATCATGAAGCAGCCCACAACAGGGCTCATTTTGATAAAGCCGGTGTTTTGGCAATCAATCTCATGAGCAGTCCTGGAAGTGGTAAGACTTCGCTTTTAGAGAAGTTAGCTGAAATAGATAGATTCAAATTTGCAGTGATTGAAGGAGATTTGGAAACAAACAGGGATGCAGATCGTATCAGAGCAAAAGGGATTCAAGCTTACCAGATCACTACAGGAAGCGCATGTCATCTGGATGCTTTTATGGTACATGATGGATTACATCATATAGATTTAAGTGATATTGATGTCTGCTTTATCGAAAATGTTGGCAATTTGGTTTGTCCTGCAAGTTATGATGTAGGAGCACATCTCAATATCGTTTTAGTCAGTGTTCCCGAAGGAGATGACAAGATAGAAAAGTATCCGGTGATGTTTCGACAAGCAGATCTTGTACTCATTACAAAAACAGATCTTTTGCCATACTTTGATTTTGACGTGCAAAAAGCCAAAAAGAGAGCAAGAAGACTCAAACCAAATGTTGATATTTTGGAAGTCTCTACAAAAGATGAAGAGTCTATAAAAAGAGTGGCTCAGTGGATTATATTTAAAAAGGAGATGCGCTGA
- the hypE gene encoding hydrogenase expression/formation protein HypE: MKKVVTLAMGNGGIENMELIQKTIQRHLQNEYLTKAEDATPLPPLENPAFTTDSFTISPIFFPGGDIGKLAIAGACNDLAMMGAKPKYLSLSFIIEEGFSLRDLEKIVRSMKKELSINGAWIVTGDTKVVPKGSCDGVYINVSAIGERVISSSQENIAVGDRLLVSGDIARHGAAIFAGREGIELANSIESDCNSLWPIVEELIEADIEIKAMRDATRGGVAAVLNEWAMATNTTMEIEEGRLSIDEGVQGICEILGFEPFVLANEGTFMIVVDQNDAMRAQEILQKHNPHAAIVGEVSDSYPGRVTLQSEWGTKRFLDMPTGEILPRIC; encoded by the coding sequence ATGAAAAAGGTTGTTACCCTTGCCATGGGCAATGGCGGGATAGAAAATATGGAGCTTATTCAAAAAACGATTCAGCGCCATTTGCAAAATGAATATCTTACAAAAGCAGAAGATGCCACACCTTTACCACCACTCGAAAATCCTGCTTTTACGACAGATTCATTTACTATTTCTCCAATCTTTTTCCCTGGTGGAGATATTGGAAAATTAGCCATTGCCGGAGCTTGTAACGACTTGGCTATGATGGGAGCCAAACCAAAGTATCTAAGTCTTTCCTTTATCATAGAAGAGGGGTTTTCACTGAGAGATCTTGAAAAGATCGTACGAAGTATGAAAAAAGAGCTTTCCATCAACGGTGCATGGATTGTGACAGGTGATACAAAGGTGGTTCCAAAAGGAAGTTGCGATGGAGTCTATATAAATGTCTCTGCCATTGGAGAGAGAGTTATCAGCTCTTCACAAGAAAATATTGCAGTAGGAGACAGACTTTTAGTAAGCGGTGACATTGCAAGACATGGAGCTGCCATTTTTGCAGGTCGTGAAGGAATTGAGCTTGCGAACAGTATTGAAAGTGACTGTAACTCGTTGTGGCCAATTGTAGAAGAACTTATTGAAGCAGACATTGAGATTAAAGCTATGCGTGATGCAACACGAGGAGGAGTTGCCGCAGTTTTAAACGAGTGGGCCATGGCAACCAATACAACGATGGAGATAGAAGAGGGCAGACTTAGTATTGATGAAGGGGTACAAGGAATATGCGAGATACTCGGATTTGAACCATTTGTCTTGGCAAATGAGGGGACTTTTATGATAGTGGTTGATCAAAATGATGCAATGAGGGCTCAAGAGATTTTACAAAAACACAATCCTCATGCTGCAATTGTCGGAGAGGTGAGTGATTCCTATCCGGGTCGTGTAACTCTACAAAGCGAGTGGGGTACGAAACGTTTTTTGGATATGCCAACAGGGGAGATTCTTCCTAGAATATGCTAA
- the hypD gene encoding hydrogenase formation protein HypD, whose protein sequence is MVVELKDFYEKFRDPKAIKALAKAINQEAQKLDHPINIMEVCGGHTHTIMKYGLLQLLPKNIRFIHGPGCPVCIMPKERIDHAYILAMQEDVILCTLGDMIKVPGSQGSLQDARSKGADVRFVYSPLDVMKIVKENPTKKVIFFAIGFETTTPMTAALIENAMKQKISNILYHINHVTVPEVMRELIDSRDEHIDSYNNQIDAFLGPSHVSVITGSKIYEEFPTKYKRPVVVAGFEPVDVMEAVLMLVRQFLESRCEVEIQYKRSVNRYGNLNAQKLIEKYFEKRELFKWRGLGNIPKSAWRLKDEYGHLDAEKLYNLPKEEIEDHKLCICGDILRGMAKPTECQVFGTACTPQKPLGSCMVSSEGACAAYYKYGNLLQEVQ, encoded by the coding sequence ATGGTAGTGGAACTTAAAGATTTTTATGAAAAATTCCGTGATCCCAAAGCCATCAAAGCTCTTGCGAAAGCAATCAATCAAGAAGCGCAAAAACTTGATCATCCTATCAATATCATGGAAGTATGTGGAGGACATACACACACGATTATGAAGTATGGTCTCTTGCAGCTTTTACCCAAAAATATTCGCTTCATCCATGGTCCAGGATGTCCAGTCTGCATCATGCCAAAGGAGCGGATCGATCATGCCTATATTTTGGCTATGCAAGAGGATGTAATTTTATGTACTCTTGGAGATATGATAAAGGTACCTGGAAGCCAAGGAAGCTTGCAAGATGCAAGAAGCAAGGGAGCAGATGTACGATTTGTATATAGCCCATTGGACGTAATGAAAATAGTTAAAGAGAATCCTACGAAAAAAGTGATCTTTTTTGCTATCGGTTTTGAGACTACCACACCGATGACGGCAGCACTCATCGAGAATGCCATGAAGCAAAAGATAAGTAATATTCTCTATCACATCAATCACGTTACGGTACCAGAAGTGATGAGAGAACTGATTGATAGCCGTGATGAGCATATCGACAGCTACAACAACCAAATCGACGCGTTTTTGGGACCAAGTCATGTAAGCGTCATTACGGGGAGCAAGATCTATGAAGAGTTTCCAACGAAATACAAACGTCCTGTGGTTGTAGCCGGGTTTGAACCGGTGGATGTGATGGAGGCTGTTTTGATGTTAGTCCGTCAGTTCCTAGAAAGCAGATGCGAAGTGGAGATTCAGTATAAAAGAAGTGTCAATCGCTATGGAAATCTCAATGCCCAGAAATTGATTGAAAAGTATTTTGAAAAAAGAGAACTTTTCAAATGGCGGGGGCTTGGAAATATCCCCAAAAGTGCCTGGAGATTAAAAGATGAGTATGGACATTTGGATGCTGAAAAGCTTTATAACCTTCCAAAAGAGGAGATTGAGGATCACAAACTCTGTATCTGTGGCGATATTTTGCGTGGCATGGCAAAACCGACCGAGTGTCAGGTCTTTGGAACTGCCTGTACACCACAAAAGCCATTGGGTAGCTGCATGGTGAGTAGCGAAGGAGCTTGCGCGGCATACTATAAGTACGGCAATCTTTTGCAGGAGGTACAATGA
- a CDS encoding hydrogenase maturation protein, with product MLKVLLLCNTFNSLTQKIFCHLKEHGIDVSVEYAINEEKMIEGADLFAPDLILATYLTKKIPKEIFTIYPTFIIHPGPFGDRGAYALDNAILNNMKEWGVSILEADDEFDAGAVWGHRNFSLPEHATKGYLYRTVVSDLAIELVDELIEKLKCGKKPLTNPKKPLHPKVTQSVRAIDWNKDCSETVIRKINASDNYPGVRDRFFDMDVYFFGALKEQTGLEKKEAKPKEILAKRDGAVLIKTIDGAVWIQQMTEITNGIRQIKLPSTYVLKDRLKGIKEKRISLYVDPDLPTFKEITFYKKQNVGFLAFDFYNGAMSSQQCIRLKYAIKTLRDEVDVLVLMGGEQFFSNGIHLTILEDSKKQGEDGWSNINAMNNLIKTILFSDDILTITAFRANAGAGGVFLGIAGDIVFAKSGVVLNPHYKTIGLSGSEYHTYTLPRRVGNEIAQKLLDEALPINAQEAKSIGLIDEVFKDFQEVESYALQLAQDEERFYELLDQKRDRLEQDEEYIQECVENELEKMYPQFWDPKSDFHKLRHNFVYKICPTKTPLRIAKHRRVNA from the coding sequence ATGCTAAAAGTGCTTCTATTATGCAACACATTTAACAGCTTGACACAGAAAATATTTTGTCACCTTAAAGAGCATGGGATTGACGTAAGTGTCGAGTATGCTATCAATGAAGAGAAGATGATTGAAGGTGCAGATCTTTTTGCGCCAGATCTCATTTTAGCCACCTATCTTACAAAAAAGATCCCAAAAGAAATTTTTACCATATACCCGACCTTTATTATCCATCCTGGTCCCTTCGGAGATAGAGGCGCCTATGCACTCGATAATGCCATATTAAATAATATGAAAGAGTGGGGTGTTTCTATTTTGGAAGCCGATGATGAGTTTGATGCAGGAGCCGTATGGGGACACAGAAACTTCTCTTTGCCCGAACATGCAACGAAAGGATATCTCTATCGAACAGTAGTGAGCGATTTGGCGATCGAGCTAGTTGATGAACTGATTGAGAAACTAAAATGTGGAAAAAAACCTTTAACAAATCCGAAAAAACCTTTGCATCCAAAAGTGACACAAAGTGTAAGAGCAATTGATTGGAACAAAGATTGTAGTGAAACAGTTATACGAAAAATAAATGCTTCTGATAACTATCCAGGTGTAAGGGATCGTTTTTTTGATATGGATGTTTATTTTTTTGGAGCACTCAAAGAACAAACGGGACTTGAGAAAAAAGAGGCAAAACCAAAAGAGATTCTGGCAAAAAGGGATGGTGCAGTTTTGATCAAAACGATCGATGGTGCCGTTTGGATCCAGCAGATGACTGAGATTACAAATGGTATTCGACAAATCAAACTCCCCTCAACCTATGTCCTAAAAGATCGTCTTAAAGGAATCAAAGAAAAGCGCATTTCTTTGTATGTGGATCCAGATTTGCCGACATTTAAAGAGATTACATTTTATAAAAAACAAAATGTGGGCTTTTTGGCATTTGATTTCTATAATGGAGCTATGAGTAGCCAGCAGTGTATCCGTCTGAAATATGCGATAAAAACATTAAGGGATGAAGTGGATGTTCTTGTTTTAATGGGTGGCGAGCAATTTTTTAGCAACGGAATTCACTTAACAATTTTGGAAGATAGCAAAAAACAAGGTGAAGATGGTTGGAGCAATATCAACGCTATGAATAATCTCATTAAGACGATCCTTTTTAGCGATGATATTTTAACAATCACTGCATTTAGGGCAAATGCAGGAGCAGGGGGCGTATTTTTAGGGATTGCAGGAGACATTGTCTTTGCTAAAAGTGGTGTCGTACTCAATCCTCACTATAAAACGATAGGCCTAAGCGGCAGTGAATATCATACTTATACACTACCCCGAAGAGTTGGAAATGAAATAGCACAGAAACTTTTGGATGAAGCCTTGCCTATCAATGCACAAGAAGCCAAAAGTATTGGTCTTATTGATGAAGTTTTCAAAGATTTTCAAGAGGTTGAATCATATGCATTGCAACTAGCACAAGATGAAGAGAGATTTTATGAACTACTTGATCAAAAGAGAGATCGGCTAGAGCAGGATGAAGAGTATATTCAAGAGTGCGTAGAAAATGAACTTGAGAAAATGTATCCTCAGTTTTGGGATCCAAAAAGTGATTTTCACAAACTGCGCCACAATTTTGTCTATAAAATATGCCCAACCAAAACGCCTCTAAGAATTGCAAAACATAGGAGAGTAAATGCATGA
- a CDS encoding YaaA family protein produces the protein MKILFAPSEAKRSGGDHQKMQFCFNVDREAILQKYDDIVKHGSKEAILKLFGTKELLDIDIFHSPTLKAVRRYTGVAYEYFDYDSLHPLYQEFIDEHLIIFSNLFGPLCAKDLIPFYKLKQGEAVGDIKPEKLYAPFCKNLLQDEEILDLRAGYYEKFYKPNFSLKMKFIKNGKVVSHWAKAYRGKILRQIAENQIDSFKKLRDFSFEGLRLKEIISKKSEEIWVMEIEEH, from the coding sequence ATGAAGATTCTTTTTGCCCCAAGTGAAGCGAAGCGATCAGGTGGTGATCATCAAAAGATGCAGTTCTGTTTTAATGTCGATAGAGAAGCGATTTTGCAAAAATATGATGACATTGTAAAACATGGAAGCAAAGAGGCAATATTGAAACTTTTCGGTACAAAAGAGTTATTGGATATAGATATTTTTCATTCCCCTACTCTTAAAGCAGTACGGCGATATACCGGAGTTGCTTATGAATATTTCGATTACGACTCTCTTCATCCGCTCTATCAAGAATTCATTGATGAGCATCTCATTATTTTTTCAAATCTTTTTGGGCCACTATGTGCAAAGGATTTGATTCCCTTTTACAAACTGAAACAAGGCGAAGCAGTTGGGGATATAAAACCAGAGAAATTGTACGCCCCCTTTTGTAAAAACTTGCTACAAGATGAGGAGATTTTAGATTTGAGGGCTGGATATTATGAAAAATTTTACAAACCAAACTTTTCTTTGAAGATGAAATTTATCAAAAATGGCAAAGTGGTGAGCCACTGGGCAAAGGCATACAGGGGGAAAATTCTTCGTCAAATTGCCGAAAATCAAATCGATAGCTTTAAAAAATTAAGAGATTTCTCTTTTGAAGGATTGCGGCTCAAAGAGATTATCAGCAAAAAAAGTGAAGAGATATGGGTGATGGAGATAGAGGAGCATTGA
- the hypA gene encoding hydrogenase/urease nickel incorporation protein HypA has translation MHEYSIVQSMLDLIEENAKKHNATKVEKVVVKIGVISGVEPHLLKIAFDTFKEGTICESAELTMHIQPIVARCKKCERVIEFPKETLFFECSSCGSVELSIVDGEEMYLMSLEME, from the coding sequence ATGCATGAGTATTCCATAGTGCAAAGCATGCTGGATCTAATTGAAGAGAATGCGAAAAAACATAACGCCACGAAAGTAGAAAAAGTCGTTGTAAAAATTGGTGTCATAAGTGGCGTGGAACCACACCTACTTAAAATTGCTTTTGATACATTTAAAGAGGGGACAATTTGCGAGAGTGCAGAACTTACTATGCACATACAGCCTATCGTTGCACGTTGTAAAAAGTGTGAGAGAGTAATTGAATTTCCAAAAGAGACACTCTTTTTTGAATGCTCCTCTTGTGGTTCTGTTGAACTCTCTATTGTAGATGGGGAGGAAATGTATCTGATGAGTTTGGAGATGGAGTAG
- the hypF gene encoding carbamoyltransferase HypF, with translation MRIFVKGIVQGVGFRPFVYKLANKLGLTGFIRNCSDGVEIVIEGENEELFLEHLQSNLPPLAKIFSLQIQSTPKQNFQSFTIFKSQEGQKETFLSPDISICDACLQDLFDPQSRRYRYPLINCTNCGPRFTIIKDLPYDRKNTSMAKFPMCQECQREYHDPNSRFFHAQPIGCNSCGPKLFYESLSGYEAIEAVVKDILTGEIVAIKGVGGYHLVCLPKSACKLRQIKRRPKKPFALMFKSIGKIKEVCHINEYEENLITSKERPIVIVKAKKIFADVAPDIDRLGVFLPYSPIYYLLFSLIDSPLVVTSANISDEPIVKDEENIKRFTQKVLYYNREIVRSCDDSVVVGIDNRPLFYRLSRGYGPKSFYLSKQLPAILAVGARQKNTISLGFSNNIILSPYIGDIKNIQSYNYFIQVIEDFKKIYDFSPEVVVCDKHPGYETTQYAKSLDITTVEMQHHLAHIYAAKAEMELTHHPLSQNLFLGFSWDGTGYGDDGKVWGGEVFVGDERKYHFDYLKIAGGEKAIKDIRLIAWSLLKKYGFEIEDKLFNLAYEKNINCFETSSVGRLFDAVAFLAGLCTYQEYEGYTGLLVEKAYQAREDRYEFYIHDGIITIDFLSLIKDKKADIPTKFLNTLTAIIVEIAKREKLPVILSGGVFQNKTLLENTIKKLQQNSIPYFFPTQIPINDGGISLGQLWYALENYK, from the coding sequence ATGAGAATATTTGTCAAAGGGATCGTCCAAGGAGTGGGCTTTCGTCCCTTTGTCTACAAACTGGCCAATAAACTTGGACTCACAGGGTTCATCCGTAACTGTAGCGATGGTGTAGAGATTGTTATAGAGGGTGAGAATGAGGAGCTTTTTCTAGAGCATCTTCAATCAAACCTTCCGCCTCTTGCCAAAATCTTCTCTTTGCAAATCCAAAGTACTCCAAAACAAAATTTCCAAAGTTTTACAATTTTCAAAAGCCAAGAGGGGCAAAAAGAGACTTTTTTATCCCCAGATATCTCTATTTGTGATGCGTGCTTACAAGATCTTTTTGATCCTCAAAGCAGACGTTACCGTTATCCTCTCATCAACTGTACCAATTGCGGTCCAAGATTTACTATCATAAAAGATCTTCCCTATGACCGAAAGAACACATCCATGGCTAAGTTTCCTATGTGCCAAGAGTGTCAAAGAGAATATCATGATCCAAATAGTCGCTTTTTTCATGCACAGCCGATTGGATGTAACAGTTGTGGTCCTAAACTCTTTTATGAATCATTGAGCGGATATGAAGCAATCGAAGCAGTTGTAAAGGATATTCTAACTGGTGAGATTGTTGCTATCAAAGGAGTAGGGGGATACCATCTTGTCTGTTTGCCAAAATCTGCTTGCAAACTCCGACAAATCAAAAGAAGACCTAAAAAACCCTTTGCTCTTATGTTTAAATCGATTGGGAAAATAAAAGAGGTCTGTCATATTAATGAATATGAAGAAAATCTTATTACATCCAAAGAGCGCCCTATAGTCATCGTCAAAGCAAAAAAAATTTTTGCGGATGTAGCACCTGATATCGATAGGCTTGGAGTATTTTTACCCTATTCGCCTATTTACTATCTCCTCTTTTCTTTGATTGATTCGCCTCTTGTGGTCACAAGTGCAAATATCTCGGATGAGCCAATTGTTAAAGATGAAGAGAATATTAAAAGATTTACGCAAAAAGTTTTATATTACAATCGAGAGATTGTTCGAAGTTGCGATGACAGTGTGGTAGTTGGTATAGATAATAGGCCACTATTTTATAGACTCAGCAGGGGATATGGTCCAAAAAGTTTTTATCTCTCTAAACAGCTTCCTGCAATCTTAGCGGTAGGTGCTAGACAAAAAAATACAATTTCTCTTGGTTTTTCAAACAATATCATCCTCTCCCCTTATATTGGAGATATTAAAAATATTCAAAGCTATAACTATTTTATACAAGTGATTGAAGATTTCAAAAAGATCTACGATTTTTCACCGGAAGTTGTCGTATGCGACAAACACCCGGGATATGAGACTACGCAGTATGCAAAATCTTTGGATATTACAACTGTCGAGATGCAACACCATTTGGCTCATATCTATGCTGCGAAGGCAGAGATGGAGCTTACACACCATCCTCTGTCACAAAATCTCTTTTTGGGATTTAGTTGGGATGGAACTGGATATGGTGATGATGGGAAAGTATGGGGTGGGGAGGTGTTTGTAGGTGATGAAAGAAAATACCATTTTGACTATCTAAAAATTGCTGGTGGCGAAAAGGCTATTAAAGATATCAGGCTTATTGCTTGGAGCCTATTAAAAAAATATGGTTTTGAAATAGAAGACAAGCTCTTTAATCTTGCTTATGAAAAAAATATCAACTGCTTTGAAACGAGCTCCGTTGGAAGACTCTTTGATGCGGTTGCTTTTCTGGCAGGGCTTTGTACATACCAAGAGTATGAAGGCTATACCGGACTCTTGGTAGAAAAAGCATATCAAGCCAGAGAGGATCGATATGAGTTTTATATTCACGATGGGATCATTACAATAGATTTTCTATCCCTTATCAAGGATAAAAAAGCAGATATTCCTACGAAATTTTTAAATACTCTTACTGCTATTATTGTCGAAATCGCAAAAAGAGAGAAACTCCCGGTTATTTTGAGCGGAGGCGTCTTTCAAAACAAAACTTTACTGGAAAATACTATCAAAAAACTGCAACAAAACAGCATCCCTTACTTCTTTCCAACACAAATCCCTATAAATGATGGGGGAATCAGCCTGGGACAACTCTGGTATGCTCTCGAAAACTATAAATGA
- a CDS encoding NAD(P)/FAD-dependent oxidoreductase, with the protein MRKVVVIGGGYGGIKALEEFARNDQNIEVTLIDQHTYHYLQTESYDLVASKIPIQESFIYLPTLVASFGENFHFIHDEAVVIKEDQVVCKGGTYPFDYCIIATGSVTKFLQGFEKKGKHSLGVKSLRAALHIKQYFEEELFARLEPKRAQRSFRVIVIGGGLSGVEIAAEMRCYFNQYVKENALSCGNIEIQLLSKHILKGLSEKTRDKAVKRLRQLSVSLVPQYVNEITEQKAILSSGETIDFDFAIFAGGIEPSPFIQNLENEKDARGFLVVDEYLRVEKNIFAVGDVAVLKDKEGNLIPPTAQSAEQSGVIAAKNILQAISNQPLQRANIRLRGLAIALGGKYAIIVTPFGFQISGILGWIGKKAIEKWYKWPLKLKAKQGFEKLTACKGEK; encoded by the coding sequence ATGAGAAAAGTGGTTGTCATAGGCGGTGGGTACGGAGGAATAAAGGCTTTGGAAGAGTTTGCAAGAAATGATCAAAATATTGAAGTAACACTTATTGATCAACACACCTATCACTATCTTCAAACGGAGAGTTACGATCTCGTTGCTTCGAAAATTCCAATTCAAGAGAGTTTTATCTATTTGCCAACACTAGTTGCTAGTTTTGGCGAAAATTTTCATTTTATCCACGATGAAGCGGTTGTTATCAAAGAAGATCAAGTTGTATGCAAAGGAGGGACCTATCCTTTTGATTATTGCATTATTGCAACTGGAAGCGTGACAAAGTTTTTGCAAGGATTTGAGAAAAAAGGAAAACACTCTTTGGGTGTCAAAAGTCTGCGTGCGGCTCTTCATATAAAACAGTATTTTGAAGAGGAACTCTTTGCAAGGCTTGAACCCAAAAGAGCGCAAAGAAGTTTTCGAGTCATTGTCATTGGAGGGGGGTTGAGTGGGGTAGAGATAGCAGCCGAAATGCGATGCTATTTTAACCAGTATGTAAAAGAAAATGCCCTGAGTTGTGGAAATATCGAAATCCAACTTCTTTCAAAACATATTCTAAAAGGACTTAGTGAGAAAACACGTGATAAGGCTGTAAAAAGATTGCGACAATTAAGTGTTTCTTTAGTTCCTCAATATGTCAATGAAATTACAGAACAAAAGGCGATACTTAGTAGTGGAGAAACGATAGATTTTGATTTTGCAATATTTGCCGGAGGAATTGAGCCCTCACCTTTTATTCAAAATCTTGAAAATGAAAAAGATGCGAGAGGATTTTTGGTCGTTGATGAGTATTTGCGAGTAGAAAAAAATATCTTTGCTGTAGGTGATGTGGCAGTTTTAAAAGATAAAGAAGGAAACCTCATTCCTCCCACAGCACAAAGTGCTGAGCAAAGTGGAGTAATTGCCGCTAAAAATATCCTTCAGGCCATTTCCAATCAACCTTTGCAAAGAGCCAATATCAGACTGCGGGGACTTGCCATTGCTCTAGGTGGAAAATATGCGATAATCGTAACTCCTTTTGGTTTTCAAATCAGTGGGATTCTGGGTTGGATTGGCAAAAAAGCGATAGAAAAATGGTATAAATGGCCTCTTAAATTGAAAGCCAAGCAAGGGTTTGAAAAATTAACGGCGTGTAAAGGAGAAAAATGA